acacggacacacacacacacacacacacacatgcacacacacacacatacacacatggacacacacacacatgcacacacacacacatgcacacacacacacacacacacacacacacacatgcacacaaaaaaaggaatgagAACAATAACAATTAGTGTGTGTAGTCTGTGTGCATACAATATGtactgtatgagtgtgtattgtgtatttgtatatatattgtgtgtgtgtgtgtgtgtgtgtgtgtgtgtgttgtgtgttgtaccCTTCTGTATATCCACAGCTGGTTGCCCTTCATGCCGTGGCAGTCGTACAGCGTGACTGGGCTGCTGTGGGACACGGCATCAAAACACACTTTCTTTGTGTGTAAAGGATCTCCCACCCTAATGTCTTCCCTCCATCCAAAAGTaaacacctaaacacacacacacaccctgagtgatatatttattacatacaaACATGTAACGCACACTAGCCTGGCATCATGGACTCTTTCAGCACCTTTTCGTTCCCTTCAGCAGGAGTGTCCCTAAATAGGGAACATGTTTTAGGCTAAAGTCTGTTGTACTATGATGAAACAGAACAGCTGTCTTGTGTtcagcatgagtgtgtgtgagaaaaaggaCAGGAAGTGGGCAGGAAGTGAAACTGTCACCTGAGCGTGATTCCACAGGGCATCCCTCTGACCTTTTACACACGGCTCCATTCTGAGAGGAGAACCAGATGACAAGTGTTTACTCTCCACACACAGACCACTGCCCACATTACGaagctgtaacacacacatgcacacacgttAAACCTGTTTGGAGTATGtatacagagtgtgtgtatgtatctgtgtgtttgtggtgtgtaagtgtgtgtgtgtgtttatgtaaggTGTACCTCCCCCCAGGCAGCAGCAGGGGGCTCCACAGCAGGGTAATACTGTTGTAAGTCCCAGGCCACCTGAGTCATGAACCAGTGGAAGCTCTTACAGCCGAGACGGAGACGGAGCTCCTTCTGTCCACTTACGTCTCCTACAGACAGTGGGCGATAATCTGGCCGCCGCTGGTACATATACTCCACATACTCATCCATCCACACCTCCGCCACTCGCTTCaggttctacacacacacacacacacacacacacacacacacacacacacagacacacacacaggagagagTCATTGTCAGGTGTGTAAAAGTGAGCCGGATCTCTCCATCTTTATCTTTACCGCAGTAATTAcggtagagtgtgtgtgtgagtgtgagtatgtgtgtctgtgtgtgtgagagacactaATGTGTCTCTTACTGCAGTAATTacggtagtgtgtgtgtgagagagtgtgtgtgtgtgagtatgtgtgtgagagagtatgtgtgtctgtgtgtgtgagtatgtgtgtgagagtgtgtgtgtgagtatgtgtgtgtgtgtgtgtgtgtgtgtgtgtgtgtgtgtgagtgtgtgtgtgtgtgtgtgtgtgtgtgtgtgtgtgcgcagtagTTACGGtagagtgtgagtgagaaagtgtgtgttttgtgtgtgtgagtatgtgtgtgtgtgtgtgtgtgtgtgtgtgtgtaagtgtgtgtgtgcagtagtgtgtgtgtgtgtgcgcagtagTTACGgtagagtgagtgtgagagagtgtgtgtgtgtgtgtatatgtgtgtgtgtgtgtgtgtgtgtgtgtgtgtgtgtgtgagagtgtgtgtgtgtgagtatgtgtgcgCAGTAGTTACGGTAGAgtgtttgtgagagagtgtgtgtgtgtgtgtgtgtgtgtgtgtgtgtgtgtgagtatttgtaagtgtgtgtgtgtgagtatgtgtgtgtgtgtgcgcagtagTTAcggtagagtgtgtgtgagtatgtgtgtgtgtgtgtgtatgtgtgtgtgtgtgtgtgagtatgtgtaagtgtgtgtgtgtgtgagtatgtgtgtgtgtgtagtagttacggtaggtgtgtgtgagagtgtgtgtaaatgtgtgagtatgtgtgtgtgtgtgtgtgtgtgtgtgtgtgtgtgtgtgtgtatgtgtgtgtgtgtgtgtgtgtgtgtgtgtgtgtgtgtgtgtgtgtgtagtagttaaggtaggtgtgtgtgagagtgtgtgtgtgtgagcatgtgtgtgtgtgtggtgtgtgagtgtgtgtgtgtgtgtgtgtgtgcagtagtgtgtgtgtgtgtgtgtgagtatgtgtgtgtgtgtgtgtgtgtgtgtgtgtgtgtgtgtgtgtgtatgtgtaagtgtgtgtgtgtgcagtagttACGGTAGAGTGTGTGTTGGACACAGGATCAGTGTTTACTCTGAGAGGTACAGACTAATCACAAAGGAGCTCATTAACACCTAATGGATTAATAttccacgcacacacacacgtgcacacacattcacacgcaTGCGctcaaacacacttacacactcatgcTGCGAGTGAGGGAAGCAGAGAGTATTTAAAAGAGAGACCAAAATAAAAGGTAAGAAACTTCATATACACAGTGATCTGTTATCAGTGTGAAGTGAAACACAGatcagtgagacagacagagcagTGAGACAGATGGAGCAGTAAAACAgtagtgagacagacagagcagTAAGACAAAGCAGTGAGACATACGgagcagtgagacagacagagagcagtgtgacagcagtaagaCATATGGAGCAGTGAGACAGTAGTGAGTGTGTAAACATACCCGAGCTAGACTCACTCCTCCAGGAACTTTGTAGGGAACGTACTTCCTGTAAATATGGCCAACACGAGAGCAGGGGATGTCCTCCATACGACCTCCACACAtccaaacctacacacacacacacacacacacacacacacacacacacacacacacacacacacaccataatggtatttttcataaaaatgtgtgtgtgtgtatgttagctTTGCTATGATGTTAGCTTTCATTATTAGCAAACCTTAAAGGAAATCTCATACTGTTCTCCTCCCCAGATCTCCAGTCCTGTGTCATATCCTCCTAATTCCCAAAACCACTTCCTGTCTACAGCAAACAGACCACCAGCCATTACTGGAGacctacactctcacacacacacacacacacacacacacacacacacacacgagtagaatattaataaaagcTGAGGAGAGGTGTATTGTTTATGCACAATATACTACTCCATACACCCTTCAACCTAGTGCACTACAGAGGAAGTATCCCtgctgcagtgcattgtgggagtgtgtgtgtgtgtgtgtgtgtgtgtgtgtgtgtgtgtgatcagtgctgtagtgcattgtgggaggtgtgtgtgtgtgtgatcagtgctgcagtgcattgtgggaggtgtgtgagtgtgactgtgtgtgtgtgtgtgtgtgtgtgtgtgtgtgtgtgtgagatcagtgctgtagtgcattgtgggaggtatgtgtgtgtgtgtgtgtgtgatcagtgctGCAGTGTAttgtgggaggtgtgtgtgtgtgtgagtgtgtgtgtgtgtgtgtgtgtgtgtgtgtgtgtgtgtgtgtgtgtgatcagtgctgcagtgcattgtgggaggtgtgtgcgtgtgtgtgtgtgtgtgtgtgcgtgtgtgtacgtgtgtgtgtgtgtgtgtgtgtgtgtgtgtgtgtgatcaggagTCTGAATGATGCCTGGAGCTGCTGTGCTTTTAAAACCTCTAGAGGAAACTGTGATGAGCCAGTGTTTCAAACTACAGCCAACACACtgcagcaagtgtgtgtgtgtgtgtgtgtgtgtgtgtgtgtgtgtgtgtataccgaACGGGTCGCTCAGGTCCCTGATCTGCAGCTCAGGAGGAATGGGTATGCGTTTGTAGAACATCTCCCAGTCAAAAGCTCCTCTCATGGCATCTCCTGCCTGAGTCTCATAACCGAAGTTATCATGATCGATCACGTCAATCATCGGGCACACGATCGTCTTACGGTTCTGCGCAATCcgatctgaaacacacacacacacacagggtagtggatgtacagtgtgtatagtgcaCGTAtagaatgtttgtgtgtatatagtatgtgagtgtaggtgtgtaatatgtgtgtgtgtgtgtgtgtgtgctacccAGCAGCGGAGGAAGCCAGTTGACGTTGGCCTCGCAGTGTGAGTCAAGGAAAGTGATGACTTGCCCTGTAGCGAGCGACGCCCCCAGCAGTCTGGTCCTGATCAGACCTTCACGCTTTTGAGTGCGAACAATGCGAACCTTCTGCAGTCGGGACATGTAATCTTCCAACGGGGCCTTCAGGTGATCTGTCCAGGTGAAAACATGCAGGTcagaggtctgtgtgtgtgtatgtgtgtgtgtgtgtgtgtgtgtgtgtacctcggTCACTGAAGTCATCCACCAGGATGATCTCAGTGATGAGGTGAGGGGGCGAGCGGTTCAGAACGCTGTGTACGGTGCGCAGTAACGAACTCCAGCCCTCGTTATGGAATGGAATAATGATGCTGGTGTTTGGAAGATTCTCAGCATACAACTTGTTtttacagctacacacacacacacacacacacacacacacacacacacacacacacacacacacacacacacaggtgttaATCTCAAAGAAATAGTGTTGATAGTGAAGTAGAGCGAAACGGAAGTGGGCAGGTCTATGTGTAAAGTGGGCATGTCTCTGAGTAAAGTGGGCAGGTCTCAGTGTAAAGTAGGCGTGTCTCAGTGTAAAGTGGGCAGGTCTATGTGTAAAGTGGGTGGGTGTGTCAGTGTAAAGTTGACATGTTTTGTAGGTAAAATGAGCGTGTCTGTGTAAATGggcgtgtctgtgtgtaaagTGGGCATGTTCCTCACTTTGGGTGGCGAATATCAGGAAGTGATCTGTTGAGTGAAATTCTGTCACTGACAAAAATGTTGAATCCGTTCTCTCTGTAGGCCTGTTCCACTCGATCTGCATCAGTCAGAGGGAACGCTTTACCCTGCTCTCCgtttcctttacacacacacacacacacacacacacacacacacacacacatatatatacatacacacacacacacacatatatatacatacacacacattatatatatatatatatatatatatatacatacatacactgtacacaacctTAATCGCATGTACACTGTTGTGTGAGATCTCTCTCAGAAACTATAACCTTCAGTTCACTGAGCTGCAGAAGAGCAACACCAGGAAGGATTAAGAATTCAGTTACAGATTGTTATACAGGATTAACCCAGGATGAGGGACACTGGTATAAGGGACACTGGTATAAGGGACACCAGGATGTTGGACACCGGGACGTGGTACACCGGGACGTGGTACGCCGGGACGTAGGACACCGGGACGTGGGACACTGGTATGTGGGAAACCGGGACGTGGGACACTGGGACACCAGGACATAAGAGCGAGAGATTCAATAGCAGGACTGAACAGCATGTAGTGTCTCAGTTTTTGTACAGACCTTGAATGTGTTTATGAGGTGACAGGACACTAATCTGTAGACATCACAAACCCGAGAAAAGCTATataacaaacaacacacacttcatccttaacactggagactccgcCCACTGCTCCGCCCACTGTCTCAGCCTCAAGGCCAAGAACAAGCTGCTCTGTTTTATCAGTGTTTCTCTGCAGAACACTGTGACATTCCACCAGGACCTGATGTTCCTCAAACACTTAAATATAGAGCAGATAGATctttagtgagtgtgtgtgtgtgtgtgtggtgacctGTTCGTGCTATATCTCTCTTTATAGCCTCGTAGTCGTGccagtctttctttctctgactGTCCACTCGGTCCACATGCTTCACCCTACTGATtacctcccacacacacacacacacacacacacacacacacacacacacacacacacacacacacataagtgtggatttattcattactagagacttaGAGCACTTTTCCTTAGATCAGGATCAGGACTTCTGCTAAATGCTCTAAATGTAAAAGATCACACCAAAACTTTATCCGCGCGCGCCACAGGTAGCACACACAGGTGTGTTAGCGCATCtctgataacacacacacacacacacacacacacacacacacacacacacaggtgtaatgtagacaggggtgtgtgtggtggagctctgacCTGAGGGTGAGAGTGCTGCTCGCTGGTTCCGCGCTGAGAGCTCCTCAGAGCGCCGCTGTAGAGGAACAACAGCGCGGCGATGATCAACACCACCACCTGCACCAacctcttctctctcctcctcaTCATAGTGAACCACTGACACGTActcacactctacacacactcccCTCATAGactcacactttacacacacacacactcactctactTACACCCCACTTATATActcatactctacacacactttacacacgcacactccaCTCATAtactcacactccacacacacacactctacatacaccccactcatacactcatactctacacactttacacacacgcacaatccacacacacacacacactctacatacaccccactcatatactcatactctacacacactttacacacacgcacactccaCTCATATActcacactctacacactctacatacactccactcatacactcacactgtacatacacacacactccactcatacacacactccaactTCATCTCACTGCGTTACACAGCGTTTACTTCCGCCTCAATGGAGCGAACCATCTCACAGTGCGATGGGGGGAGCACACGGCATCGCAttaacactactaacactaacGTTATTGAGAAAAGGGTTTCGAGAGCAATCATTCCGCTGACCAAAGAAGGTATAAAGAAAAGTCCGAGTGGTTATGGAGTCTTAAAGACAAAGATTTAATCCAAAATAAACGGACTGAAATGAGTTTGTGACCCCCTCGAGTCGGGTAAAATGGTACCGCTCATAAAGTTGCGTCAACCGGTTAACAGGTTATTAGTATACAATTAAACTCAACACAATGCAGCACAACTACTTCTGTAACTACTATACTTCTGTAACTTCTACTATAACTAATGTAACTTCTACAATAACCACTGTAACTTttactgtaattactgtaaCTACTAAAACCACTGTAACTTttactgtaattactgtaaCTACTAAAACCACTGTAACTTttactgtaattactgtaaCTTCTATTGCAACCACTGTCACTTCTACTATAACTTCTGTAACTTCTACTGTAACTACTataacttttactgtaacttttaCAATAACCACTGTCACTTAAACTATAACTACTATAACTACTGtaacttttactgtaactgcTGTAACTTGTTCAACAACCACTGTAACTTCTACTGTAATTACTATAATGTCTACTGTAACTACTAAAACTAATGTAACTTATACTATAACCACTGTAACTTCTACTGTGATTACTGTAACTTCTACTGTAACCATTGTAACTTCTACTATAACTACTGTAACTTTTACTATACCTACTGTAACTTCTACTGTAACTCGTATAACCACTGTAACCTCTGCTGTAACTTCTACTATAACTTCTCTAACTACTTTTGTAACTGCTGtaactatactgtactgtaactacaTGCATCTACTACTGTAACTACTTATGTAAATGCTGTAGCTACTATAACTACTGCAACTACTATAACTACTTCTGTAATTACTGTAACTACGTTTGTGTCCATGTcgagagcgatgtacaaaagtgctttgagtctccatcaatgaataaatctacactggtacactagattacaaacttaagataaattaGCCTACAACTTgagataattttttattattattaaatttttattatatttttataaaagacaAGGAAAACATGGAAAAGTggtagtttaagtgtttcaggaagaggaaggtcttcacctGTTGCTTGAAGATAGCTCATTTTTGGAGTACTACATTATATCTACTGTAACTActaatgtaaatattgtatCTACTTCTGTAACTACTATAACCACTGTAAGTACTATAACTACTGTAACTACTAATGTAACTACTATAACTACTTATGTAATACACTTACTATtacactaataataacaataatcttAACTACTACTGTAACTACAACTACAAcaataatatcaatatcaataaaaCTCCAATAATAATTCCTACTACAACTTCCacaacaataatattattacagCTTAACATAACTTTACAACTATAATAACTACAAcacctactactactactattacaataataacaacTTATTACAACTATAATAATACAACTACCACTACAACAACAAAATCTACAATAACTACACCTACTACCAAACATACAACTATTACAATAACTACAACAAATATGATAACTACaactaaaatacaaatataataataccaACAACACAATTAACAGTAACAAAATATTCAATGTAATTGATTGGTTAGGTTTAACAAATAGGTGtaagtgtgtttattgtgttgagGTGATTATAGAAGTGTGATATGTATGGTATGTGTGTTGATAAACCACTCCCTCACACTGAAGTGTTTAATCCTGTTCAGTTCTGATAGTAAATTGTTTATAGACAGTTAAATGTGCTTTAGCTGCTGATGGGTGATAAAAAACGTGATAAGTAAAGATCTGACACACCTTCAGAACAAAGATCACCTCCACCTCCCACCACTCAGCTctttcactgcacacacacttcagcaaCTATGGGCActattttaaaattcatttaataaaacgatcaaaaataaacaaaaccttATTACAGAGAAATCagcacaaataataaatatctgtAGATGTTGAACTTTGTCTCCACCTGTTGGTCAAATCTGGAACTTCTGTTTCCTCTTAAGAGTCTTATACTCTGAACCTGTGACTTTATTTCTACAATTAGAATGAAGTGTTCAGaaggctctcacacacacacacacacacacacacacacacacacacacacacacacacacacacacacacccctgtgttaattttctgtgtgtctgttcaGGGCGTCTTGTTCACTCTGGTCCTCCTCCTGATCTTGTGAAGTTGATGGACCTCCACACTCTGCTTCCTCAGCAGCTGTGGTGCAAGTGAGGATGAGTGGAGGCAGAGGCACGCTCCTCGCCAGTTCCTCCACCTGCTTGGCCAGCTCCAAAGTTTTAAACTGTGTGACTTTGGCGAGCTCCATGGTTTTGGTGGATGTGACGATGGGGATGCGTTTGGCGATTTCCAGTGCCTTCTGCAGTTTCTCTGCACCGTCTGTGCGGAAGAAGTCGTTGATCGCGCGCTCGGTTTTGCGCAGGTGCGTGTTGATCATGCACAGACGGGTCATGTtaaggatgatggtgatggtgaaggtgatgaagcACACGATGATGTAGTAAAGCCCCAGGCCGCTGTAGGTGTAGCTCACTCTCAGCGTCACCGTGTAGttggagatgctgtcagagctCAGAGAGATACAGGTGTACCGTCCACGGTCCTGGAATGAAACGCTGCTAATGTTCACTGTATCTCTGTTCACTGTGATTCGATTCCCACCTGCACACGACAAAGCACCAGCATTTCACAGcagtaacacacattacacaatacacacagccGGTGACGTCCTCAGAGACAAGATCCTGCTGATGGAGTTCACACACCAGCCCTGAGTCTCAGGTCTCTACACCACGGGGTTTCCACCACACTGATCCGTTTATACAAACATCAGCTCGCGTTAGCAAGCAGGAATCAGTTACAGTGAACTAAACCTAATAAACATCCGCAACCATGAATTGAGAAGGTTCTCCTCATTCTCTCGGATCTTTAAACTCTATAAAAGGTTAAAGTGCTCACCCGAGTCTCCGTTCATGATGCGTCCTTTAGGGTCGTACCATTCGATGTGTTCATGAAGGTTACTCACATTACACTTGATCACGACACTCGTTCCCTCCTTCACAGTGATGACCCTGAGGTccttcacactcacacacacacacacactcacacacacacacactccaagaAACAACAACTTCTGCATTCTGAAAACAGAAACAACACAAATATCAAGAAAACTACAGTAAATTACATAAAGTATAAAgtttacatgaaataaaaaaacccttatTATTACCTTCAATCAACACAAATCAGTGCGCAGGAGCTTCacctgggacacacacacacactcactcacttccgGGTCTGAGgctgtacaggtgtgtgtgtgtgtgtgtgtgtggtttgaccTGTTTGCACACATTTCACATACCACAGTCACGTGAGGGGGCGTGGTTATAATTTAACGTTATATTCGGTAGAACAATATTATAAtacgtaataataataataatataataatataaaaagagaACGCTAGGGGGCGCCACAATCACCAAttaaaagttttacattttttaaattagatacacacatatattttaaataataacactgtggtgaaataaaattaattccctgtaaataaaattaaactgaaaataagatgaaaaagtttatttattttttgactttGAAACAGTGTTTACTCATCAATAAGATTAAACGCATGAGGTTTGTCTACAGACTGCATaagttaaaatgtgtttagaatTGATATGTTACATTTCTCTTCCTTTATATAtctgtctttttaaaaatgttttattaaaaaattaaaatcatttatattcatttatattcattatatcatttatattgtaACATATGCAATAGCAAATTATTAAATTTCTTTAACAATacaaattattgtattattactaatataccattgtatatatatatatatatatatatatatatatatatatatatatatatatatatatatatatatatatggggccCAAAATTCTGTCTTGCACACCCccttatttttttactcagaaatatgtttaaatacCTGGTGATAAAACCCGAAATCCGAATCCGTTTAAAGAATCAAATTCTTCTGAATCACTTAGTGaactacggtggccgagaagtgcaaaacacattaacaaaatcaaaaacacaataacaaatcCGAGAACACAACGACAAtccagacaaaccggaaaaggaaggtacagtgtgtgtgtgaatgaaacacttaccgatcattggacgagacacgtGTCATTCAAGATGTACAGGAAatatgaaatcttataactgtgtttcttgtacatgtgtaaagtttttgcatttgttattttgtttccGGATTGGTTAATATGTTTTGCACTTTTCGGCCACCGTAGATACTGCCTGCTTTGCCATTgaattccactagagggcacttaCCGAATCATTAGAATCCAGTGAATCCTACAGGCACACATTTCTCTCacattctttgtgtgtgtgtgtgtgtgtgtgtgtgtgtgtgtgtgtgtgtgtgtgtgtgtaatgaaggTCAGATGTAACACTGGGTTTATGTGTAATAAatggtgtaaagtgtgtgtttcaTCAAAAtaagttgaaaagaaaaaaaacaattagtgtgtgtgtgtttgtgtgtgtgtgtgtgtgtgtttcagggtttTAGTTTCAGAGTTGGATTTTGGTGTCACTGGGTTTTCTGTAGAGTTTAAGCTCTTTACTGAAATTCCTCTTTTTGGGATTTGAGAATTTGAGtgtcagatttaaaaaagattacAGACACAAAGTGCAAtgtccacaacacacacacacacacacacacacacacacacacacatacacacacacacacaaagtgcaatgtccacaacacacacacacctcacacacacacacacacacacacacacacacacacacacacacacacacacacacacacacgctcacacacacacctatatgtGTCAGTTAAGAAGTACCATGGGGTTTGTGGTGTTGGGATTCAGATCCAGCTGCTGCAGTGTTTGATGGGATTTGGGATAAACAGCAGATGTTCCTCTCCAGGGAGTGAGACGTGAGCGACCTTTCAGCCACGATTAACCCCAGAATTAATGATTTCAGAGCTCgtagtttatttgtgtttgagaAATGTCAAAACACAGAGTGCGAGGCTTGGCGAGGTGTTAAGAAGGAGAGGATGATGGTGTAGGACAGATCGGGAAAGAGCGACGAGCCAGCATGCCTTTTGCAGATCTTCTAGAAGAAGTGGGTGGACTGGGGCGCTTTCAGCTGATCCACATCACGCTGCTCTCCATCCCGGGCCTCTTGATGGCCAGTCAGAACTTACTCAATAACTTCACGGCAGGAATCCCGGCACATCATTGCACCATCCCCAACATGACGTCTGCTCTCAACCTGTCTGAGGTAGATCAGAGTGCTCTCTTGAGAGCCTTCATTCCTCAGGATGACTCTCAGCTTTCCCAATGCAAAAGGTACATTCAGCCCCAGTGGCATCT
This Silurus meridionalis isolate SWU-2019-XX chromosome 15, ASM1480568v1, whole genome shotgun sequence DNA region includes the following protein-coding sequences:
- the galnt10 gene encoding polypeptide N-acetylgalactosaminyltransferase 10, with the translated sequence MMRRREKRLVQVVVLIIAALLFLYSGALRSSQRGTSEQHSHPQEVISRVKHVDRVDSQRKKDWHDYEAIKRDIARTGNGEQGKAFPLTDADRVEQAYRENGFNIFVSDRISLNRSLPDIRHPNCKNKLYAENLPNTSIIIPFHNEGWSSLLRTVHSVLNRSPPHLITEIILVDDFSDRDHLKAPLEDYMSRLQKVRIVRTQKREGLIRTRLLGASLATGQVITFLDSHCEANVNWLPPLLDRIAQNRKTIVCPMIDVIDHDNFGYETQAGDAMRGAFDWEMFYKRIPIPPELQIRDLSDPFECRSPVMAGGLFAVDRKWFWELGGYDTGLEIWGGEQYEISFKVWMCGGRMEDIPCSRVGHIYRKYVPYKVPGGVSLARNLKRVAEVWMDEYVEYMYQRRPDYRPLSVGDVSGQKELRLRLGCKSFHWFMTQVAWDLQQYYPAVEPPAAAWGELRNVGSGLCVESKHLSSGSPLRMEPCVKGQRDALWNHAQVFTFGWREDIRVGDPLHTKKVCFDAVSHSSPVTLYDCHGMKGNQLWIYRRDHTLFHPVSNSCVESDSEKRIFMNSCDAASPNQQWRFENVNTTVLEQFNKKLPAL
- the LOC124397663 gene encoding microfibril-associated glycoprotein 3-like, whose product is MQKLLFLGVCVCVSVCVCVSVKDLRVITVKEGTSVVIKCNVSNLHEHIEWYDPKGRIMNGDSGGNRITVNRDTVNISSVSFQDRGRYTCISLSSDSISNYTVTLRVSYTYSGLGLYYIIVCFITFTITIILNMTRLCMINTHLRKTERAINDFFRTDGAEKLQKALEIAKRIPIVTSTKTMELAKVTQFKTLELAKQVEELARSVPLPPLILTCTTAAEEAECGGPSTSQDQEEDQSEQDALNRHTEN